One genomic segment of Mangifera indica cultivar Alphonso chromosome 6, CATAS_Mindica_2.1, whole genome shotgun sequence includes these proteins:
- the LOC123219436 gene encoding metallothiol transferase FosB-like isoform X2 has product MKESVGNPLHLKSLNHVSLVCRSVEESIDFYQNVLGFVPIRRPGSFDFDGAWLFGYGIGIHLLQSEDPESLPKKSEINPKDNHISFQCESMGAVEKKLKEMGIKYVRAMVQEGGIDVEQMFFHDPDGFMIEICDCDNLPVIPLAGKMARSCPGVNLQVMQQPQPLRVVQQ; this is encoded by the exons ATGAAGGAATCCGTGGGAAACCCTTTGCATCTTAAGTCTTTGAACCATGTGTCACTCGTTTGTCGATCGGTTGAAGAGTCCATTGATTTCTACCAAAATGTTCTCGGTTTTGTCCCCATAAGGCGGCCTGGTTCTTTCGACTTTGATGGCGCATG GCTGTTTGGCTACGGAATTGGGATTCACTTGTTGCAGTCAGAGGATCCTGAGAGTTTGCCGAAGAAAAGTGAGATTAATCCCAAGGATAATCATATCTCTTTCCAG TGTGAGAGCATGGGGGCAGTAGAGAAAAAGCTGAAGGAAATGGGGATTAAGTACGTAAGGGCAATGGTGCAGGAAGGTGGGATCGATGTAGAACAGATGTTTTTCCATGATCCAGATGGGTTCATGATCGAAATATGCGACTGCGATAATCTCCCGGTGATTCCGCTTGCCGGCAAGATGGCTCGCTCGTGCCCCGGGGTGAACCTCCAAGTAATGCAGCAGCCACAGCCGCTACGAGTGGTGCAGCAGTGA
- the LOC123219436 gene encoding metallothiol transferase FosB-like isoform X1: MKESVGNPLHLKSLNHVSLVCRSVEESIDFYQNVLGFVPIRRPGSFDFDGAWLFGYGIGIHLLQSEDPESLPKKSEINPKDNHISFQVQCESMGAVEKKLKEMGIKYVRAMVQEGGIDVEQMFFHDPDGFMIEICDCDNLPVIPLAGKMARSCPGVNLQVMQQPQPLRVVQQ, from the exons ATGAAGGAATCCGTGGGAAACCCTTTGCATCTTAAGTCTTTGAACCATGTGTCACTCGTTTGTCGATCGGTTGAAGAGTCCATTGATTTCTACCAAAATGTTCTCGGTTTTGTCCCCATAAGGCGGCCTGGTTCTTTCGACTTTGATGGCGCATG GCTGTTTGGCTACGGAATTGGGATTCACTTGTTGCAGTCAGAGGATCCTGAGAGTTTGCCGAAGAAAAGTGAGATTAATCCCAAGGATAATCATATCTCTTTCCAG GTGCAGTGTGAGAGCATGGGGGCAGTAGAGAAAAAGCTGAAGGAAATGGGGATTAAGTACGTAAGGGCAATGGTGCAGGAAGGTGGGATCGATGTAGAACAGATGTTTTTCCATGATCCAGATGGGTTCATGATCGAAATATGCGACTGCGATAATCTCCCGGTGATTCCGCTTGCCGGCAAGATGGCTCGCTCGTGCCCCGGGGTGAACCTCCAAGTAATGCAGCAGCCACAGCCGCTACGAGTGGTGCAGCAGTGA